Part of the Kiritimatiellia bacterium genome, GGCCGCCGGGTCCAGGCAGATCGCAACGTCCCGGCCCGCCTTGTAGCCGGCCAGCTCGATCGCGGACATGATCGCGTCCAGCGCGGCGACGTTGCTCGGCAGGTTCGGTGCAAACCCACCCTCGTCTCCCACCGCCGTGCTCAACCCCATCTTGCGCAGCACGCTCTTCAGCGCGTGAAAGACCTCCGCGCCCCAGCGGACCGCCTCGCGGAAGTTCGGCGCGCCGCGAGGGCAGATCATGAACTCCTGCACGTCCACCGGCGCGTCGGAATGCGCGCCACCGTTCAGCACGTTCATCATCGGGACCGGCAGCACGCGCGCGGACGTCCCGCCGATGTACCGAAACAGCGGCAACCCCAGCATTTCCGCCGCCGCACGCGCGGTCGCCAATGAAACGCCCAGAATCGCGTTCGCGCCCAGCTTCGACTTGTTCGGCGTGCCGTCGAGCTCCCGAAGCAGCCGATCCAGCCCGACCTGGTCCAGCGCATCAAAGCCCAGCAGCTTCGGCGCGATCGTCTCGTTCACGTTCTGGACGGCCTTCAGCACCCCCTTGCCGAGATACCGTTTCTTGTCGCCGTCCCGCAGCTCCACCGCCTCATGCTCGCCGGTGGAGGCGCCGGACGGCACCGCGGCCCGACCCGTCGTGCCATCGGCCAGCGTCACCTCGACCTCGATGGTCGGATTTCCACGAGAATCGAGAATCTCCCGCGCAAACACATCCATGATTTCGGACATCGTCTGAGTCTCCATTTTCGTGTTGCGCCCTCCGCAGCCCGCGCGGAAAGGACATACGAGATTGCCCCGCACAGCCCCCGGATTCAAGCCGGAACGGCACGCCGACCCTCCACAGTTGCGCCCCTCGTCCGCGCCAACGACAATCCCCCTCCAGGAGCAACCCCGCATGGTGCCGCAAGGCTGGCTCGACTGGCTGTACCCGCGCTTCTGCGCGGGCTGCGGCGGCCATGTCTCTGAGCCGGCTCGCCACCTCTGCTGGGATTGCCGCGCCGCCGCCTCCTTCATCCAGCCGCCCTACTGCGACCGCTGCGGCGACCCGGTCGGCGGCCGCGTGGACCGGCCCTTCCTCTGCGCGCTGTGCGAGGACCGCCAGCAGGGATTCGACGTGGCGCGCTCGGTCGTTCGCCACGAGGGTGTGATCGCCCAGGCGATCCGCGACCTGAAATATCACGCCCATCTCTGGTTGGTGGCGGACCTCGCCGACCTGCTGGAGGCGGGTGTGCGCACACACTTTGCGGCGATGCAGTTCGATTTGGTGTCGTGGATACCGTTGCACCCGGCTCGCCGTCGCGAACGCGGTTTTAACCAGGCCGCGGAGCTCGCCCGCGAGCTCGCCGCGCGTCTCGGACTGCCGGCACGAGGCACCGCCGCCCGCATTCGCCACACCGCCACTCAGACCCGGTTGACCCTCGCGGAGCGGGCTGCTAACGTGCGGGACGCGTTCCGGCCGGTGCACGCGCGCCGATGGCGCGGCGCCCGCGTGCTGCTGGTGGACGATGTGATGACCACCGGCGCGACCGCACACGCCTGCGCCCGCGCACTGCGCGAGGGTGGTGCCGCGAGCATCGCGGTGATCACCGTTTCGCGCGGGTGAGCAGCGCCCGCGGCAGGCGCCGGCCTGGGAGCTTCGACATCGCGATGGCCCTGTTCGGCAAAAAAGCCCGCTACACGAGCGTGACGGTCCGCAAGCGCGACATCCCCGACGGCCTGTGGACCAAGTGTCCCAGCTGTGGCGAGATCGTCTACCGCAACGCGCTCGCGGAGGCGCTGCAGGTCTGCCCGAAATGCCAGTATCACTTCCCGATGTCGCGGGCGGAACGCATCGCGCTGCTGGCCGAACCGAACTCCTGGCGCGAGTGGGACGCGGACCTCCGCAGCGCAGACCCGCTGGAGTTCACCGGCACCGCCTCCTACCGCGAGAAGCTCGAGGAGAACATCCGCAAGACCGGCCATCTCGATGCGGTGAGCTGTGGAACCGCGCGAATCGGCCCGCACGAGGTCGGCCTCGGTGTGATGGATTTTGCGTTTCTGGGAGCGAGCATGGGGTCGGTGGTCGGCGAAAAGATCACCCGCCTGATCGAACGCTCCACCGCCGCACGGCGGGCGGTGGTGATCGTGTGCGCATCAGGCGGCGCGCGAATGTACGAGGGCATGCTCAGCCTGATGCAGATGGCGAAAACCAGCGCGGCCTGCGCGCGCCACCGCGACGCAGGGCTGCCCTACATCGCGGTGCTGACCAACCCGACGACCGCCGGTGTGATGGCAAGCTTCGCGACGCTCGGCGACGTGATCATCGCGGAGCCCGGAGCGCTGATCGGCTTCGCGGGTCCCCGCGTGATTCGCGAAACCACGCAGCAGGAGCTGCCCCCCGGCTTCCAGACCGCGGAGTTCCTCCTCGAGCACGGCCTGCTCGACGCGGTCGTGCACCGCCGCGACCTGAAGACGGTGCTGGTCCGTCTGCTCGATTACCTCTCTCCCGCGGGCGCCTCCGCCCCGCCGCCGGCACAATGAGCGACCGCGGCGCCGCGGAACCCGCGGCCGGCGCCGCCCGCCTGCCAACGGCCGACGCGCTGGCGCGCCTCTACCGTCGTGCGACGTTCGGCATCCGGCCGGGCACCGAGCGCGTCGCCCGCATGCTCGACGAGCTCGGTGTCCAGCTGCGGCATCGCACAACGCCGCCGCTCGCGTTCGCGCACGTCGCCGGCACGAACGGCAAGGGCTCGGTCTGCGCGATGATCGAGGCGCTCGCGCGGGAGCACGGCCGACGCACCGCTTTGTATACCTCACCGCACCTGGTGCGGTTCCACGAGCGCATCCGCGTGGACGGCCGACCCATCGGCGACGCGGCGCTCGCCACGCATATCCTGGAGGTGGAACAGCTCGCCGACCGCCTCTGGCCGGAGGCGCCCAGCGCACCGACCTTTTTCGAGGTCGCCACCGTCGTCGCGTTCCGCCACTTCGACCTCGTCGGCGCAGACGTGCGCGTGATCGAGGTTGGAATGGGCGGAGCGCTGGACGCAACCAACGTGTTGCGGCCCACCGTCGCGGTCATCACCGGCATCGATCTCGATCACACTCGCCACCTCGGCGACACCCGCGCCCAAATCGCGCGGGAGAAGGCCGGCATCATTAAGCCCGGTACCCCCGTCGTCATCGGACCCTTGCCAGAGGACGCCCGCGAGGTGGTGGAACGCACCGCCGCGGAGCGTGGCGCGCCGCTGTACGTCGCGACCGATCTTGTCCGCGGGCACCGGCTCGGCACTGGCCCGGACGGGCAGCTGGTCGAACTTCACGGCGTCAGCGGCGTTGAGCTGCGCGCCCGCCTGCCGTTGCTGGGCCCCCACCAGACGGACAATCTGGCGACGGCGATGGCAGCCTTCGAGCTACTGTTGCGCCGCATCGCGGAAGACGGCGGACCGCCGGACTGGCCCACCCGCCCCGACGCCGCCGCCGTCCGCCGTGCGATCGAGTCCGTCGTGTGGCCCGCACGGATGCAGCGATTGGAGACCGAGCCCGAAGTGTGGCTGGATGGCGCGCACAATCCTCAGGCGGCCAGAGTGCTCGCAACCACGCTCGCGGAGCTTGGTCCCCGGCCCACCGCGGTGGTCGCCGGCATGATGGCCGACAAGGACGCCGCGGGCTTTTTTCACGCGCTCGCGCCGCAGGTCGCATGCGCCTGGACGGTGCCGGTCGCCAACGAACGAGCGGCCGCACCCGCGGAGCTGGCGCGCGTCGCGGTCGCCTGCGGTATCTCCGCAGAACCCGCCGGCTCCCTCGAGGAGGCGATCGCCAGAGGCCGCGCCTGGGCGGCGGCTCGCAGCGGCCGCCTGTTGATCACCGGCTCTCTCTACCTCGCCGGCGAGGTGCTCGCCGCCCGCGGTGGCGAGCATCTCTTCGACCCCCCTCCCGCGCCGCGGTGAGCCTGCACATCCAAATCGCCTGTGGCGGCACCGGCGGACACATTTTCCCCGGCCTGGCGACCGCAGAGGTTCTGCGCGAACGCGGCCACGACGTCGCACTGTGGCTGGCCGGCAAGGACATCGAAGCGGCGGCCGTGGAGGGATGGACAGGACCCGTGATGTCCGTCGCCGCAGACGGCTTTCCGCGACGCCTGCTCGACTGGCGCAGTCTTCGGGCCTCATGGCGGCTGCTGCTGGCGGTGCTGCGGTGCCGCCGCCGGATGAGGGACTCGCCGCCGGATGTCTTGCTGGGCATGGGCAGCTATGCGTGCGTTGCGCCCATCCGCGCCGCAGTCGCGCTCGGCCGGCCAGTCGTGCTGCACGAGGCCAACGTCATTCCCGGACGCGCGGTGATGTGGCTTTCCCGTATCGCCACCGCCGTGGCCGCCTCGTTCGAAGAAACCCGTTACCACCTTCGACGGCTCGAGATCACCGTCACCGGGCTGCCGCTGCGCCGCGACATCGTCCGCCGCGCGCTCGAGCTGCAGCGCCAGGCCCGGCCACCCGCTCCCTTCACCGTCCTGGTGATGGGCGGCAGCCGCGGCGCGCACCGGCTAAACGAGGTGATGGTCGCGGCAGTCCGCCGGCTCGGCCCCGCAGCGCGGACTATGCGATTCCTCCATCTCACCGGCAGCGCGGACGAAGCCGCCGTCCGGACCGCCTACGACCGCATGGGGTTGGACCACCAGACTCGGGCGTTCACGCTGGACATGGCCGCGATGTATGCGGCCGCCGATCTGGCGATCTGCCGCGCCGGCGCGACCACCTGCGCGGAGCTTGCGCTCTTCGGCACGCCCGCCCTGCTGGTGCCGTATCCCTACGCGGCGCGAAACCATCAGCTGGCGAACGCGCGCGCGTTCGCTCGCCACAACGGCGTGCATGTGGTCGAGGAACGCGACCTCGAAAGCGGCTGGCTCGCCGACTATATCGCCGGCATGGCCCGCGCTCCGGAACGGCTCGACCGCATGCGGGCCGCGATGCGTCGGCTTGCCCGCGCGGACGCCGCCGAGCGCCTCGCAGACCTCGTGGAGGCGGTCGCCCACCATGAGCGCGGCCACCCCGATTGAGACGGCACTCGCCCGGCTTGAGGCCGGCGGCCGCGTTCACCTGATGGGTATCGGCGGTGTGGGCGTCGCCGGTCTCGCCCACCTTCTCGCCGCCCAGGGCTTCTCGGTGTCGGGGTGCGATCCGGCGGCGACCCGACTCCCCCGCGCGCTGGCCGCCGCCGGCATCTCCGTGGCGGCCGGCCACGCCCCCGCCCACCTGCAGCCGCCGCCTGACTGGCTCATCCGGTCCGCCGCGGTCCCCCCCCATCACCCGGAAATCGCCGAAGCGCACCGTCTCGGGATTCCCGTGTCGCGGCGTGGCGAGGCGCTCGCCGCACTGACCTACCGCGCCCGCGGACTTGCAGTTGCCGGCACCCACGGCAAGACGACCACCACCGCCATGCTCGTCCAGATCTTCCACGCCGCCGGCGTGGCTCCGTCCTTCGCGATCGGTGGCGAAGTGGAGGCACTCGGCGGCGTCGCGGGCGGCGGTCAGTCTGACTGGCTGATCGTGGAAGCCGACGAAAGCGACGGCACGCTCGCGTTCTACTCGCCCGCCATCGCGGTCGTCACCAACGTGGACCTCGACCATCTCGAACATTTCCGCGACCTCGCCGAGTTCCGCGGCGTCTTCGAGAGGTTTGTGCGTCAGACCCGCGAGGTCGCCTGCCTTTGTGCCGACGACCCCGGTGCCGCCGCGCTGGCCGCTATCGCGCCCCGCCGAGTGCTCTACGGGCTCGACGACCGTGCCGACGTCCGCGCCGGTCACCGCAAAGCCGGCGGTGGACGACAACGCGCTGGGATATCGATCGGCGGTCGATTTGAAGGCGAACTGGAACTGCCCGTCCCCGGTGTGCACAACCTGCGGAACGCGCTCGGCGCGATCGCAGCCGCCACGGCCGCGGGAGTGCCGCCTGCGACCTCGTTGATGGCGCTCGCCCGGTTCCGGCCGGCGCGCCGGCGCATGGACGTGCGCGTCGAACGGCCGGATTTGTTGGTCGTTTCCGACTACGCCCACCATCCGGCCGAAATCCGCGCGCTGCTGGAAGCGGTCCGAGAAACGTGGCCCGCTCGGCCGCTCCTGGTCGCATTCCAGCCGCATCGTTACACGCGCACTCTGGCGCTGCGCAACGAGTTTCCTCCCGCGTTCCGCGCGGTCGAACGGTTGTGGCTGGCGCCGGTCTATGCGGCCTCGGAGCCGGTTCTAGCCGGCGGTACCGCGGAAGACCTGCAGGCCGAGTTTTTCCGGCAGGGCCGTACCGACGTCCGTCTGGCCAACAGCCTGGACGACCTGTGGGCGGCGCTCGAGCGCGAGCGGCGGCCCGGCGATCTGGTCCTGTTCGTCGGCGCTGGCGATATCGAGGAACTGGCCGACCGCGCGGCACGAGAGTGGGGCGGCGAGATGGCCCGATAGTCCGCCACCCGCGCGACACCGCCCTTCTGCTCAGCGGCGCGGCCCACAGAAGGGAAACGGCGGAAGCGGGCGCGAAAACGCGGGCGGCGCGCACGGCGGATACACCACCCAAACGGGCGGCCTCCCACAGAAACGGTCACCTGCCGCGACGCGGCCCGGCACCAGCACCCAGCCAGGTATGACGATCACCGGCCGCACAGGCACCTCCGCGCACCACGGCGCCATCACCGCCGGAGGTGGGTGACCGCGCCATTCCGAGCCGATCCGGAGCCGCACCACCACCCCGCCCGCATACGCGGAACCGCTCAGCACCCCCACCACGACAACCGCCAGCCACCATCGTGACCGCATCATTCGACGGCCTCCTTCGGCGTCCGTACAACCCGCCAATTTGAAGGACGTCGTCCTTGCCCGATTATTCACACCATCCAACGCCGGAGCCTACCCCACCGCCTCACCTCGGCGACTGTCCCACAATCGCACCCCGGATCTGCACCTCGTCCGCGACCTGACGAAACTCCGGATCCTTTGTCATCCCAAACTCGGTCCGTCGCACCGAAAACGCGGTGCGCAGCACGAGCAGATCACCCGTCGCTCCCTCCATCCGCTCGCCGAGACGGCCGGGCAGATGAGTGGCCACAATCTCGATCGTCAACGGCCGCTCCACCCCGCGGCACCGGAACATCCCCTCCGCCCGAAGCCGCCAACGGTTCTCCCCCTCCGACACCGCCGATGCGATCTTCCGGATCTCAAAACGCAGCGCCGGGTGTCGGTCCGCGTCAAACCAGTCCGCTCCCATCGCCACCCGTGTCATCGTCGGATTGACGAACCGCACCGAGCGGGTTTCAACTTCGATGTACCCCGCAGTCTTCTCCGGCGCGCCTGGATCAAACTCGATTTCCCCGCTCACACCGCCGGCAAGACCCACGATCGGTTCCACCGCGGTATCGAGCAGAATGTGGAGACCGTTCACGCCCTTGGGGTCACGAAAGTCGTAGACCCTGGGCCCCGCAGCGACCGCCGTCGCAACGACGAGGCCAAGCACACCTACACGCATCCTTCTCGGGTTCATCGTTCCTCTCCTTTTCGCTCACCAAAGACCGTTCCCTCTCGCACGAGATTGTCAAGGGAGATGCCCGCAACCATCGCGCAGACCTGGAGGGCAACGGTACTGGCATCGCAGGCGGATCTGTGGCAGATTCATCAGCGTCACCAAGGAGTCAGACGCGATGACGCACCACCCCAGCCGTCGAGGATTCCTGAAAGCCTCCGTCGCCAGTGCGTTCGCAACGCCACTGGTCATCAGCGCCGAAGAGCGCCACCTGTTGGCGGCCCGGCCACCTTCCACGCCGCCCGCGACCAGAAACCTCCCGCAATGTCCGGTTGGGAAACTCGGCTCTACGACCGTGAGCCGTCTCATCTGCGGCGGCAATCTGATCAGCGGCTACGCGCACAGCCGCGACCTGATCTACGTCTCACGACTGCTGAAGGCGTACTTCACCGATGAGAAGGTGATGGAAACCTGGGCGATCTGCGAACGGCATGGGATCAACACGATGATCATGAACCCCTCCGATCGCCGCGCTCTGGAACTCTACCGCACCTATCGCCGCAACGGCGGCCGCATCCAGTACATCGCCCAGCTCGACGGCCAGCCGAACGGCATGGATCGGTGCATCGAAGAGGCGGTCGAGTCCGAGGCAATTGCAATGCTGCTGGTGGGCAACCTCGGCGACAAGTGGTCCCGCGAGGGAGAGGCCGGCATCGCGCAGATCCGGGACTTCGTCGCGAAAGTCCAGGCGCACGGCGTGCTGGCCGGTGTCGCCGGCCACGAAATTCGGACCGCAAAGGTCTGTGAGGCGGCCGGCATCGCGCCCGATTTCTATATGAAAACTCTCCATGGCAATCAGTATTTCTCCGCGCGACGGCCGGACCAGACCAAGGACGTGATCGACAATTACGCGGTGGACAACTACTGGTGCAAAGACGCGGAGGAAACCATCGAGTTCATGGCTTCGGTGAAGCGCCCCTGGCTCGCGTACAAAGTGTTGGCTGCCGGCGCGATCCGACCGCGCGACGGCTTCCGTTACGCGTTCCAGAGCGGAGCGGATTTCTGCGTGGTCGGCATGTTCGATTTTCAAATCACGGAGGACGTCGTCGTCGCCAACGAGGTCCTCGCACAGCTTTCCGGGCGTACCCGGCCCTGGATCGCGTGAGCCGGCCGGCGCGTCGTTCTCCGTTCCGGCTGCTTGCGAGCGTGGGGTTATGTGCGCTCACAGTCGGAGCGACGGAACCACCTCCTCCACGGGCGCTGGCGTGGATCGCGCGAAAAGGGGACGCCGTGCTGCACCTCATCGGCACGGTGCACGCCGGCGAGGCCGCCTCGCCATGGCCCGACGAAGTCGAGTGGTGCTGGCGCGCGACGACCGCACTGGCGGTGGAGGCGAACATCTCCGACGAGGCCGCGATCCGGGCTCTGACTCGGCGCTACGGCTTCACCCAGGACCCGACTGCGACCTGGGGCGAACACTGGAACCCCGCGCTGCAGCAACGCCTGCGAAATGCGCTCGGCGAACTCCCTCCGGACGCGCATCACATGCGGCCGTGGCTGGTCGCTCAGTCGCTCGTGGTCGCCCATCTGGTTCGCGAGGGGTTCCATCCCGACCAGGGGCTTGACGCGCGACTGATCCGTCGCGCGTACAACGAACGGCGGCCGATCATCGAGCTCGAAGGCGTAGAACGTCAGCTTCGAATTTTTGCGGACGCACCGCCCGACATCCAGATCGCGATGCTCATCGAGGCGCTCGAGGATATCGAGTCCGGCGAGGCCGCGCGCGAAATCCGCCGGATTGTGACCGCCTGCAACACCGGCGATCTCGCCGCGCTGGAAACGCTCTTCCACGAGCTGTCGCGGCGCAACCGGGCGGCGGACCGCTATCTCTTCCGCCGGCTGTTCGCAGAGCGGCATCCCGAAATGATCCGCGCGATCGAACGGGCGGCGGAAGGTGGCGAGCGCCCTCTGATTGCAGTGGGTGCGCTGCACTTTGTGGGGCCCGACGGGTTGCCCGCAATGCTCGGGCAGCGAGGGTGGCGCGTCGAACGTCTCTCCGCGCCACGCGTCCCCGTGTCTTCCTCCGCCCCCTAAGGGGGCACCCCGAAACAGCGTGAGGCATGGTGGGACCGAGCCGGCCCTCCCTTTCCCCCCTCGGCGCGCTCAGCCCACCTCGCCCATTGCCCCTCACCGCTTCACCGTCCTAGGATGGTGTTTGTGGCGACCCACTCCACCATTTTGCTCGTCACGCCGCCGCTGATCGCGCCGAACGCGCCGTACCCGGCAACGCCGCAGCTGTGCGCTTTCCTGCGGCGCGCGGGATGGCACGCGGAACAGGCGGACCTTTCGATTGAGCTTCTGGTGCGCCTTTTCTCACGGCAGGGACTGTCGGTGGTCGCCGAGCGGGTCGCCCGCGGACGTCCGGACCATCCCGCTGTGCGCCGCTGGCTCGAACGACGGTCCGAGTACCTCGCCGCGATTGAGCCCGCCCGCGAGTTTCTGGCCGGTGGCCGCCCCCATCCGCCGCCGCTGCCGCGCGGCCCCCGTTTTCAGTTTTTGGAGGAGCTGCGGCGCACCGGTTCGCCGCTGGCCACGCGGGCGGAGCAGGACGAACAGCTGCTGGCCAGTCTCTTCTTTGACGATCTGTTTGATTTCTTGCGGGCCGGCGCGGATCACCAGTTCGGCTACTCGCGCTACGCGGAGCGGCTGGCGGCGACGGCCGGCTCCTTCACCCCCCTGTGCCGCGCGCTCGCCAAACCGCCCGGCCCGATCGAGCAAATGCTAGAGGAACTCGCCACTGAGCGACTCGAGCGCCACCGTCCCTTGCTGCTCGGCCTCACAGTGCCGTTCCCGGGGACGTTGTACGGGGCGCTTCGCATCGCGCGCGTTG contains:
- the murC gene encoding UDP-N-acetylmuramate--L-alanine ligase, producing MSAATPIETALARLEAGGRVHLMGIGGVGVAGLAHLLAAQGFSVSGCDPAATRLPRALAAAGISVAAGHAPAHLQPPPDWLIRSAAVPPHHPEIAEAHRLGIPVSRRGEALAALTYRARGLAVAGTHGKTTTTAMLVQIFHAAGVAPSFAIGGEVEALGGVAGGGQSDWLIVEADESDGTLAFYSPAIAVVTNVDLDHLEHFRDLAEFRGVFERFVRQTREVACLCADDPGAAALAAIAPRRVLYGLDDRADVRAGHRKAGGGRQRAGISIGGRFEGELELPVPGVHNLRNALGAIAAATAAGVPPATSLMALARFRPARRRMDVRVERPDLLVVSDYAHHPAEIRALLEAVRETWPARPLLVAFQPHRYTRTLALRNEFPPAFRAVERLWLAPVYAASEPVLAGGTAEDLQAEFFRQGRTDVRLANSLDDLWAALERERRPGDLVLFVGAGDIEELADRAAREWGGEMAR
- a CDS encoding TraB/GumN family protein, translating into MSRPARRSPFRLLASVGLCALTVGATEPPPPRALAWIARKGDAVLHLIGTVHAGEAASPWPDEVEWCWRATTALAVEANISDEAAIRALTRRYGFTQDPTATWGEHWNPALQQRLRNALGELPPDAHHMRPWLVAQSLVVAHLVREGFHPDQGLDARLIRRAYNERRPIIELEGVERQLRIFADAPPDIQIAMLIEALEDIESGEAAREIRRIVTACNTGDLAALETLFHELSRRNRAADRYLFRRLFAERHPEMIRAIERAAEGGERPLIAVGALHFVGPDGLPAMLGQRGWRVERLSAPRVPVSSSAP
- a CDS encoding bifunctional folylpolyglutamate synthase/dihydrofolate synthase, translated to MSDRGAAEPAAGAARLPTADALARLYRRATFGIRPGTERVARMLDELGVQLRHRTTPPLAFAHVAGTNGKGSVCAMIEALAREHGRRTALYTSPHLVRFHERIRVDGRPIGDAALATHILEVEQLADRLWPEAPSAPTFFEVATVVAFRHFDLVGADVRVIEVGMGGALDATNVLRPTVAVITGIDLDHTRHLGDTRAQIAREKAGIIKPGTPVVIGPLPEDAREVVERTAAERGAPLYVATDLVRGHRLGTGPDGQLVELHGVSGVELRARLPLLGPHQTDNLATAMAAFELLLRRIAEDGGPPDWPTRPDAAAVRRAIESVVWPARMQRLETEPEVWLDGAHNPQAARVLATTLAELGPRPTAVVAGMMADKDAAGFFHALAPQVACAWTVPVANERAAAPAELARVAVACGISAEPAGSLEEAIARGRAWAAARSGRLLITGSLYLAGEVLAARGGEHLFDPPPAPR
- the eno gene encoding phosphopyruvate hydratase; the encoded protein is MSEIMDVFAREILDSRGNPTIEVEVTLADGTTGRAAVPSGASTGEHEAVELRDGDKKRYLGKGVLKAVQNVNETIAPKLLGFDALDQVGLDRLLRELDGTPNKSKLGANAILGVSLATARAAAEMLGLPLFRYIGGTSARVLPVPMMNVLNGGAHSDAPVDVQEFMICPRGAPNFREAVRWGAEVFHALKSVLRKMGLSTAVGDEGGFAPNLPSNVAALDAIMSAIELAGYKAGRDVAICLDPAASEFYDPKKRRYVFKKSDGSQKTAEQMVEYWESWVRQYPIISIEDGMAESDWEGWKLLTERLGSKIQLVGDDVFVTNTKFLKKGIEMGVANSILIKVNQIGTLTETLDAIEMAKRAGYTCVISHRSGETEDAVIADIAVATNAGQIKTGSMSRTDRICKYNQLLRIADVLGEDAVYGGRIFGDRV
- the accD gene encoding acetyl-CoA carboxylase, carboxyltransferase subunit beta, coding for MALFGKKARYTSVTVRKRDIPDGLWTKCPSCGEIVYRNALAEALQVCPKCQYHFPMSRAERIALLAEPNSWREWDADLRSADPLEFTGTASYREKLEENIRKTGHLDAVSCGTARIGPHEVGLGVMDFAFLGASMGSVVGEKITRLIERSTAARRAVVIVCASGGARMYEGMLSLMQMAKTSAACARHRDAGLPYIAVLTNPTTAGVMASFATLGDVIIAEPGALIGFAGPRVIRETTQQELPPGFQTAEFLLEHGLLDAVVHRRDLKTVLVRLLDYLSPAGASAPPPAQ
- the murG gene encoding undecaprenyldiphospho-muramoylpentapeptide beta-N-acetylglucosaminyltransferase, whose protein sequence is MSLHIQIACGGTGGHIFPGLATAEVLRERGHDVALWLAGKDIEAAAVEGWTGPVMSVAADGFPRRLLDWRSLRASWRLLLAVLRCRRRMRDSPPDVLLGMGSYACVAPIRAAVALGRPVVLHEANVIPGRAVMWLSRIATAVAASFEETRYHLRRLEITVTGLPLRRDIVRRALELQRQARPPAPFTVLVMGGSRGAHRLNEVMVAAVRRLGPAARTMRFLHLTGSADEAAVRTAYDRMGLDHQTRAFTLDMAAMYAAADLAICRAGATTCAELALFGTPALLVPYPYAARNHQLANARAFARHNGVHVVEERDLESGWLADYIAGMARAPERLDRMRAAMRRLARADAAERLADLVEAVAHHERGHPD
- a CDS encoding ComF family protein codes for the protein MVPQGWLDWLYPRFCAGCGGHVSEPARHLCWDCRAAASFIQPPYCDRCGDPVGGRVDRPFLCALCEDRQQGFDVARSVVRHEGVIAQAIRDLKYHAHLWLVADLADLLEAGVRTHFAAMQFDLVSWIPLHPARRRERGFNQAAELARELAARLGLPARGTAARIRHTATQTRLTLAERAANVRDAFRPVHARRWRGARVLLVDDVMTTGATAHACARALREGGAASIAVITVSRG
- a CDS encoding YceI family protein produces the protein MNPRRMRVGVLGLVVATAVAAGPRVYDFRDPKGVNGLHILLDTAVEPIVGLAGGVSGEIEFDPGAPEKTAGYIEVETRSVRFVNPTMTRVAMGADWFDADRHPALRFEIRKIASAVSEGENRWRLRAEGMFRCRGVERPLTIEIVATHLPGRLGERMEGATGDLLVLRTAFSVRRTEFGMTKDPEFRQVADEVQIRGAIVGQSPR